One segment of Streptomyces roseifaciens DNA contains the following:
- a CDS encoding acyl-CoA synthetase has translation MPGPTEPLLTSLAALDAGTGGDRPDALSVAGRAFSREQLLGAAAAVAHRIAGAPAVAVHADASPETAAAVVGGLLAGVPVVPLPPDAGPAERGHILRDSGAALVLGGDEGLPVDFGERRDWSGAEPAPDGTALILYTSGTTGAPKGALIPRGAVAAGLDGLAEAWQWTAEDTLVHGLPLFHVHGLVLGVLGALRTGCRLVHTGRPTPEAYAAAGGSLYFGVPTVWSRVVREPSAARELAGARLLVSGSAALPAPVFRDLEALTGQRPVERYGMTETLITVSARADGERRPGAVGTPLRGVRTRLAATEGGIGELEVCGPTLFSGYLGRPEATAAAHTADGWFRTGDIAAVEEDGTHRIVGRASTDLIKSGGYRVGAGEVENALLDHPAVSEAAVVGVEHEDLGQEIVAYVVADGVSEKALIDFVAGHLSVHKRPRRVRFLDALPRNAMGKPQKKLLPPL, from the coding sequence GTGCCCGGACCGACCGAACCCCTGCTGACCTCCCTCGCCGCGCTCGACGCAGGAACGGGCGGGGACCGCCCGGACGCCCTCAGCGTCGCGGGGCGGGCCTTCTCCCGTGAACAACTGCTGGGCGCCGCCGCGGCGGTGGCGCACCGCATCGCGGGCGCCCCGGCCGTCGCCGTGCACGCCGACGCGTCGCCGGAGACCGCGGCGGCCGTGGTGGGCGGGCTGCTCGCCGGGGTGCCGGTCGTGCCGCTGCCGCCGGACGCGGGTCCGGCCGAGCGCGGCCACATCCTGCGCGACTCCGGCGCCGCCCTGGTGCTCGGCGGCGACGAGGGGCTGCCCGTCGATTTCGGGGAGCGGCGCGACTGGTCCGGTGCCGAGCCCGCCCCGGACGGCACCGCGCTGATCCTCTACACCTCCGGCACCACCGGCGCCCCCAAGGGCGCGCTGATCCCGCGCGGCGCGGTGGCCGCGGGCCTGGACGGGCTCGCCGAGGCGTGGCAGTGGACCGCCGAGGACACCCTCGTGCACGGGCTGCCGCTCTTCCACGTCCACGGCCTCGTCCTGGGCGTCCTGGGGGCGCTGCGGACCGGCTGCCGGCTGGTGCACACCGGCCGGCCGACGCCGGAGGCGTACGCGGCGGCGGGCGGCAGCCTGTACTTCGGGGTGCCGACGGTGTGGTCCCGGGTGGTGCGCGAGCCGTCCGCGGCCCGGGAGCTGGCCGGGGCCCGGCTGCTGGTGTCGGGCAGTGCGGCCCTGCCCGCGCCCGTCTTCCGGGACCTGGAGGCCCTCACCGGGCAGCGGCCCGTCGAGCGCTACGGCATGACCGAGACCCTGATCACCGTCTCCGCCCGGGCCGACGGCGAGCGCCGGCCGGGCGCGGTGGGCACCCCGCTGCGGGGCGTCCGCACGCGCCTCGCGGCCACCGAGGGCGGCATCGGCGAGCTGGAGGTCTGCGGGCCGACGCTCTTCAGCGGCTACCTGGGCCGCCCCGAGGCGACGGCGGCCGCGCACACGGCCGACGGCTGGTTCCGTACGGGCGACATCGCCGCCGTCGAGGAGGACGGCACGCACCGCATCGTGGGCCGCGCCTCCACCGACCTGATCAAGTCCGGCGGCTACCGGGTCGGGGCGGGCGAGGTCGAGAACGCCCTCCTCGACCACCCCGCGGTCAGCGAGGCCGCCGTGGTCGGGGTGGAGCACGAGGACCTCGGGCAGGAGATCGTCGCGTACGTGGTGGCGGACGGCGTGAGCGAGAAGGCGCTGATCGACTTCGTGGCCGGCCACCTGTCCGTGCACAAGCGGCCCCGCCGCGTGCGCTTCCTCGACGCGCTGCCGCGCAACGCCATGGGCAAGCCCCAGAAGAAGCTCCTGCCTCCGCTGTGA
- a CDS encoding ABC transporter permease, translating into MFRTALRNVLAHKARLLMTVLAVMLGVAFVSGTLVFTSTISDAYQKSSQKGYDKVDVAVQPRHQDGDDGRPGETPRLSQDLLDRAAKVPGAASATGSVNGFAAIADKHGKLIGEGFSSSGANYYPGTGGKDARYPMKSGRAPQGSGEIALDAKTAERAGYKVGDTVRISVDGPVLPQKITGIFTTDDGAVSAGGSLALFDTPTAQKLYGKPGEFSQIDVKAAAGTSQAALKSAVDKVLPKDAKSVTGKELADDEAKIIAQSMDGMRTSLLVFAGISLFVGIFIIANTFTMLVAQRTKELALMRAVGASRRQITRSVLIEAFVVGAVAGIAGLIAGIGIGAGLRSLISSTGNSIPDGPLVIAPNTVLVSLVVGIVVTMLAAWLPGRRAAKIPPVAAMNSVHAVATTKSLVVRNSIGGAITALGAAVVLTASSSTMLGLGAAVVLIGIFVLTPLLSRPVIAAWAPLLRLFGMPGKLARQNAVRNPRRTAATASALMIGLTLITGLTVIAGSVQKAIDKMATESLKADYVVSMASMTPLSPDVEKKLAAHPDVTATSPMRQSPARIDGDRHQLLRGVNGKDIARLTKLDFTSGSFAVSGDKVVIDDALSRTNHWKTGSSFDVTFEDGKKGRLTVAGVYKGNDLMRGIMVDNRTLTPHLSEVNDNQVMVKTKNGAGEAVKDSLRKALGDNPAIQIQTKQDISDGISRMINLLLNMLYGLLAMAVVVAVLGVINTLAMSVFERQQEIGMLRAIGLDRKGIKRMVRLESLVISLFGGVMGVGLGVFFGWAAGDLIRKGLSTYELVLPWGRMGLFLLLAAVVGVLAALWPARRAAKLNMLSAIKAE; encoded by the coding sequence ATGTTCCGTACCGCCTTGCGCAACGTGCTCGCGCACAAGGCCCGGCTGCTGATGACCGTACTCGCCGTGATGCTCGGCGTGGCCTTCGTCTCCGGCACCCTGGTCTTCACCTCGACCATCTCCGACGCCTACCAGAAGAGCTCCCAGAAGGGCTACGACAAGGTCGACGTCGCCGTCCAGCCCCGCCACCAGGACGGCGACGACGGCAGGCCCGGCGAGACCCCCCGGCTCTCCCAGGACCTGCTGGACCGGGCCGCCAAGGTGCCCGGCGCCGCCTCCGCCACCGGCTCCGTCAACGGCTTCGCGGCGATCGCCGACAAGCACGGCAAGCTGATAGGCGAGGGCTTCTCCTCCTCCGGCGCCAACTACTACCCGGGCACCGGCGGCAAGGACGCCCGCTACCCCATGAAGAGCGGCCGCGCGCCGCAGGGCTCCGGTGAGATCGCCCTCGACGCCAAGACCGCCGAGCGCGCCGGCTACAAGGTCGGCGACACCGTCCGCATCTCCGTCGACGGCCCCGTGCTCCCGCAGAAGATCACCGGCATCTTCACCACGGACGACGGCGCCGTCTCCGCCGGTGGCAGCCTGGCCCTCTTCGACACCCCGACCGCGCAGAAGCTCTACGGCAAGCCCGGCGAGTTCAGCCAGATCGACGTGAAGGCCGCCGCCGGCACCTCGCAGGCCGCGCTGAAGTCCGCCGTCGACAAGGTCCTGCCGAAGGACGCGAAGTCGGTCACGGGCAAGGAGCTGGCCGACGACGAGGCGAAGATCATCGCCCAGAGCATGGACGGCATGCGGACCAGCCTCCTGGTCTTCGCCGGCATCTCGCTCTTCGTCGGCATCTTCATCATCGCCAACACCTTCACCATGCTGGTCGCCCAGCGCACCAAGGAGCTGGCCCTGATGCGCGCGGTCGGCGCGAGCCGCCGCCAGATCACCCGCTCCGTGCTGATCGAGGCGTTCGTCGTGGGCGCGGTCGCCGGTATCGCCGGACTGATCGCGGGCATCGGCATCGGCGCCGGCCTGCGCTCGCTCATCAGCAGCACGGGCAACAGCATCCCCGACGGCCCGCTGGTGATCGCCCCGAACACGGTCCTGGTCTCGCTGGTCGTCGGCATCGTCGTCACGATGCTGGCCGCCTGGCTGCCCGGCCGCCGCGCCGCCAAGATCCCGCCGGTCGCCGCGATGAACAGCGTCCACGCCGTGGCCACCACCAAGTCCCTGGTCGTGCGCAACAGCATCGGCGGCGCCATCACCGCCCTCGGCGCGGCCGTCGTGCTGACGGCGAGCAGCTCCACCATGCTGGGCCTGGGCGCGGCCGTCGTCCTGATCGGCATCTTCGTCCTGACCCCGCTGCTGTCGCGTCCGGTGATCGCCGCCTGGGCCCCGCTGCTGCGCCTGTTCGGCATGCCCGGCAAGCTCGCCCGGCAGAACGCCGTGCGCAACCCGCGCCGCACCGCCGCGACCGCCTCCGCGCTGATGATCGGCCTCACCCTGATCACCGGTCTGACCGTGATCGCGGGCAGCGTCCAGAAGGCCATCGACAAGATGGCCACGGAGTCCCTCAAGGCCGACTACGTCGTCTCCATGGCGAGCATGACCCCGCTCTCCCCGGACGTGGAGAAGAAGCTCGCCGCGCACCCCGACGTCACGGCCACCAGCCCGATGCGCCAGTCCCCGGCCCGCATCGACGGCGACCGCCACCAGCTGCTCAGGGGCGTCAACGGCAAGGACATCGCCCGGCTGACGAAGCTGGACTTCACCTCGGGCTCGTTCGCCGTCTCCGGTGACAAGGTCGTCATCGACGACGCACTGTCCCGCACGAACCACTGGAAGACCGGTTCGTCCTTCGACGTGACCTTCGAGGACGGCAAGAAGGGCCGTCTGACGGTCGCCGGCGTCTACAAGGGCAACGACCTGATGCGCGGCATCATGGTCGACAACCGGACCCTGACCCCGCACCTGAGCGAGGTCAACGACAACCAGGTCATGGTCAAGACCAAGAACGGCGCCGGCGAGGCCGTCAAGGACTCCCTGCGCAAGGCCCTCGGCGACAACCCCGCCATTCAGATCCAGACCAAGCAGGACATCTCGGACGGCATCTCCCGGATGATCAACCTCCTGCTGAACATGCTCTACGGCCTGCTGGCCATGGCCGTCGTCGTCGCCGTCCTCGGCGTCATCAACACCCTGGCCATGTCCGTCTTCGAGCGCCAGCAGGAGATCGGCATGCTGCGCGCCATCGGCCTGGACCGCAAGGGCATCAAGCGGATGGTCCGTCTGGAGTCGCTGGTCATCTCGCTCTTCGGCGGCGTGATGGGCGTGGGCCTGGGAGTCTTCTTCGGCTGGGCCGCGGGCGACCTCATCCGCAAGGGCCTGAGCACCTACGAGCTCGTGCTCCCGTGGGGCCGGATGGGTCTGTTCCTGCTGCTGGCCGCGGTGGTCGGCGTGCTGGCCGCGCTGTGGCCGGCCCGCCGGGCGGCGAAGCTGAACATGCTGTCCGCCATCAAGGCGGAGTAG
- a CDS encoding acetyl-CoA C-acetyltransferase, whose protein sequence is MPEAVIVSTARSPIGRAFKGSLKGMRADDLTATIIKAALDKVPGLDPRDIDDLMLGCGLPGGEQGHNLGRIVAVQMGMDHLPGCTITRYCSSSLQTSRMAMHAIKAGEGDVFISAGVETVSRTVNGSSDGMPGSHNPFFAEAEARTAARAEQGSEEWHDPREDGLVPDAYIAMGQTAENLARLKGISREEMDEFGVRSQNLAEEAIKNGFWEREITPVTTPDGTVVSKDDGPRAGVTLEGVAGLKPSFRADGRVTPGNCCPLNDGAAALVIMSDTKARELGLTPLARIVSTGVSALSPEIMGFGPVEASRQALARAGMSIGDIDLVEINEAFAAQVIPAYQELGIDIDRLNVNGGAIAVGHPFGMTGARITGTLINSLQWHDKQFGLETMCVGGGQGMAMVIERLS, encoded by the coding sequence ATGCCCGAAGCCGTGATCGTCTCAACCGCCCGTTCGCCCATCGGTCGCGCCTTCAAGGGCTCGCTGAAGGGCATGCGGGCCGACGACCTGACCGCGACGATCATCAAGGCCGCGCTCGACAAGGTCCCCGGTCTCGACCCGCGCGACATCGACGACCTGATGCTCGGCTGCGGCCTGCCCGGCGGCGAGCAGGGCCACAACCTCGGCCGCATCGTGGCCGTGCAGATGGGCATGGACCACCTGCCCGGCTGCACGATCACCCGCTACTGCTCCTCGTCCCTGCAGACGTCCCGCATGGCGATGCACGCCATCAAGGCCGGCGAGGGCGACGTCTTCATCTCCGCGGGCGTGGAGACGGTCTCCCGGACCGTCAACGGCTCCTCGGACGGCATGCCCGGCAGCCACAACCCGTTCTTCGCCGAGGCCGAGGCCCGCACCGCCGCCCGCGCCGAGCAGGGCAGCGAGGAGTGGCACGACCCGCGCGAGGACGGCCTCGTGCCCGACGCGTACATCGCGATGGGCCAGACCGCCGAGAACCTGGCCCGGCTGAAGGGCATCTCGCGCGAGGAGATGGACGAGTTCGGCGTCCGCTCGCAGAACCTCGCCGAGGAAGCCATCAAGAACGGCTTCTGGGAGCGCGAGATCACCCCGGTCACCACCCCGGACGGCACCGTCGTCTCCAAGGACGACGGCCCGCGCGCGGGCGTGACGCTGGAGGGCGTGGCCGGCCTCAAGCCCTCGTTCCGCGCGGACGGCCGGGTCACCCCGGGCAACTGCTGCCCGCTCAACGACGGCGCCGCCGCCCTGGTGATCATGTCCGACACCAAGGCGCGCGAGCTGGGCCTGACCCCGCTGGCCCGGATCGTCTCCACCGGCGTCTCCGCCCTCTCCCCCGAGATCATGGGCTTCGGCCCGGTCGAGGCCAGCAGGCAGGCACTGGCGCGGGCCGGCATGAGCATCGGCGACATCGACCTGGTCGAGATCAACGAGGCGTTCGCGGCCCAGGTCATCCCGGCCTACCAGGAGCTCGGCATCGACATCGACCGCCTGAACGTCAACGGCGGCGCGATCGCCGTCGGCCACCCCTTCGGCATGACGGGCGCCCGCATCACCGGCACGCTCATCAACTCGCTGCAGTGGCACGACAAGCAGTTCGGCCTGGAGACCATGTGCGTCGGCGGCGGCCAGGGCATGGCGATGGTCATCGAGCGGCTGAGCTGA
- a CDS encoding SAM-dependent methyltransferase produces MADAARRLTALAEEVLGAPLPVRIRAWDRSEYGPPGTSGAPVLVIRRRRALRRLLWKPGELGLARAWVAGDIDVEGDLYEALDLLAGSLWERGEGTPRSGLAALLSAVRDPRLRAAGGELVKLAGPGLPPRPPREEARRTGGPLHTLRRDKQSISHHYDVGNAFYERVLGPSMVYSCAYWGSDGDGASTLEEAQSAKLDLVCRKLDLRPGQRLLDVGCGWGSMVLHAAREYGVSAVGITLSEEQAAYARKRVAEAGLTERIEIRVQDYREISDGPFDAISSIGMAEHVGSALYAEYAADLHALLKPGGRLLNHQIARRPLKDEEAYEVDEFIDRYVFPDGELAPVGRTVAQLEEAGFEVRDVESLREHYALTLRQWVVNLQDHWQEAVLLTSAGRARVWRLYMAASALSFERNRIGVNQVLAVRTPETGAAGMPLRARNWR; encoded by the coding sequence ATGGCCGACGCCGCTCGACGGCTCACCGCGCTCGCGGAAGAGGTCCTGGGAGCCCCGCTCCCGGTACGGATCCGCGCCTGGGACCGCAGCGAGTACGGCCCCCCGGGCACATCCGGCGCCCCCGTCCTGGTCATCCGCCGCCGCCGGGCCCTGCGCCGGCTGCTGTGGAAGCCGGGCGAGCTGGGCCTCGCCCGGGCCTGGGTCGCGGGCGACATCGACGTCGAGGGCGATCTCTACGAGGCGCTCGACCTCCTGGCCGGCTCCCTCTGGGAGCGCGGCGAGGGCACGCCCCGCTCCGGCCTCGCCGCCCTCCTCTCGGCCGTGCGCGACCCGCGCCTGCGCGCCGCGGGCGGTGAGCTCGTCAAACTGGCCGGCCCCGGACTGCCGCCCCGGCCGCCCCGCGAGGAGGCCCGCAGGACCGGCGGCCCCCTGCACACCCTGCGCCGCGACAAGCAGTCCATCAGCCACCACTACGACGTCGGCAACGCCTTCTACGAGCGCGTCCTCGGCCCCTCCATGGTCTACTCCTGCGCCTACTGGGGGAGCGACGGGGACGGAGCCTCCACCCTCGAGGAGGCCCAGAGCGCCAAGCTCGACCTCGTCTGCCGCAAGCTCGACCTCCGGCCCGGGCAGCGCCTCCTCGACGTCGGCTGCGGCTGGGGCTCGATGGTGCTGCACGCGGCCCGCGAGTACGGGGTGAGCGCCGTCGGCATCACCCTCTCCGAGGAGCAGGCCGCCTACGCCCGCAAGCGCGTCGCCGAGGCCGGCCTGACGGAGCGCATCGAGATCCGGGTCCAGGACTACCGCGAGATCTCCGACGGCCCCTTCGACGCCATCTCCTCCATCGGCATGGCCGAGCACGTCGGCTCGGCGCTCTACGCCGAGTACGCCGCCGACCTCCACGCGCTGCTGAAGCCCGGCGGCCGGCTGCTCAACCACCAGATCGCCCGCCGCCCCCTCAAGGACGAGGAGGCGTACGAGGTCGACGAGTTCATCGACCGCTACGTCTTCCCCGACGGCGAGCTCGCCCCCGTGGGACGGACCGTCGCCCAGCTGGAGGAGGCCGGGTTCGAGGTGCGCGACGTGGAGTCGCTGCGCGAGCACTACGCCCTGACGCTGCGCCAGTGGGTGGTCAACCTTCAGGACCACTGGCAGGAGGCCGTACTGCTGACCTCGGCCGGCCGCGCCCGGGTCTGGCGGCTGTACATGGCCGCCTCGGCGCTGTCCTTCGAGCGCAACAGGATCGGCGTCAACCAGGTGCTGGCCGTCCGCACGCCGGAGACGGGGGCGGCGGGGATGCCGCTGCGGGCGCGCAACTGGCGCTGA
- a CDS encoding ABC transporter ATP-binding protein, translated as MTTSPYGVQTAARPTAVAARATGLTKVYGQGETQVVALDAVSVEFRQAEFTAIMGPSGSGKSTLMHCMAGLDSVSGGSATIGDTELTTLNDKRLTRLRRDKIGFIFQAFNLLPTLTALENITLPMDIAGRKPDRKWLDMVVDTVGLSGRLKHRPNQLSGGQQQRVAVARALAGKPEIMFADEPTGNLDSRSGAEVLGFLRNSVRELGQTVVMVTHDPVAASYADRVVFLADGRIVDEMREPTADAVLDRMKRFDAKGRTS; from the coding sequence GTGACCACCTCCCCCTACGGCGTCCAGACCGCCGCCCGCCCCACGGCAGTGGCAGCCCGCGCCACGGGCCTCACCAAGGTCTACGGACAGGGCGAGACCCAGGTGGTCGCCCTCGACGCGGTCTCCGTCGAATTCCGCCAGGCCGAGTTCACCGCGATCATGGGCCCCTCGGGCTCCGGCAAGTCCACGCTGATGCACTGCATGGCGGGCCTGGACTCGGTCTCCGGCGGCTCGGCCACGATCGGCGACACCGAGCTGACCACGCTCAACGACAAGCGGCTCACGCGGCTGCGGCGCGACAAGATCGGCTTCATCTTCCAGGCGTTCAACCTGCTCCCGACGCTGACCGCGCTGGAGAACATCACCCTGCCGATGGACATCGCCGGCCGTAAGCCCGACCGCAAGTGGCTGGACATGGTCGTCGACACCGTCGGCCTCTCCGGGCGCCTCAAGCACCGCCCCAACCAGCTCTCCGGCGGCCAGCAGCAGCGCGTGGCCGTCGCCCGCGCCCTGGCCGGCAAGCCCGAGATCATGTTCGCGGACGAGCCCACCGGAAACCTCGACTCGCGCTCCGGCGCCGAGGTCCTGGGCTTCCTGCGCAACTCGGTGCGCGAGCTCGGCCAGACCGTCGTCATGGTCACCCACGACCCCGTGGCCGCGTCCTACGCCGACCGCGTGGTCTTCCTCGCCGACGGCCGCATCGTCGACGAGATGCGCGAGCCCACCGCGGACGCGGTCCTCGACCGCATGAAGCGCTTCGACGCCAAGGGCCGCACGAGCTGA
- a CDS encoding Bax inhibitor-1/YccA family membrane protein, whose amino-acid sequence MRSSNPVFSRRFRGNNGYAGFNAAPQAGTAAQGNPYANNPYAQQPANPYATNPYAQGGPDLQQGYPQAPATTGRMTMDDVVMRTGMTLGTVILAAAVGWGLNVPVALGYGAGLVAMLLGFAQSIFLRKPVPAVILAYAAFEGLFLGVVSKAFNHYAQGAPVQAVLGTMLVSVGVLIAYKTRLIRVNRRFTRFVTAAVIGFVLLMMVNMLFAVIGGGDGLGLRTGWLGIIVGVVGVLIGAAVLALDFKQVEDGIQYGAPREESWFSAFGLTVSLVWIYIQMLQLIGILNED is encoded by the coding sequence ATGAGGAGCAGCAACCCGGTCTTCTCGCGGCGGTTCCGCGGCAACAACGGCTACGCGGGCTTCAACGCGGCGCCGCAGGCCGGGACCGCGGCCCAGGGCAACCCGTACGCGAACAATCCGTACGCGCAGCAGCCCGCCAACCCGTACGCCACCAACCCTTACGCCCAGGGCGGCCCGGATCTCCAGCAGGGCTACCCGCAGGCCCCCGCCACCACGGGCCGCATGACGATGGACGACGTCGTCATGCGCACCGGCATGACGCTCGGCACGGTCATCCTGGCCGCCGCCGTCGGCTGGGGGCTGAACGTCCCGGTCGCGCTCGGCTACGGCGCCGGCCTCGTCGCGATGCTCCTGGGCTTCGCCCAGTCGATCTTCCTGCGCAAGCCGGTCCCCGCGGTGATCCTCGCGTACGCCGCGTTCGAGGGCCTCTTCCTCGGCGTGGTCAGCAAGGCCTTCAACCACTACGCGCAGGGTGCCCCGGTCCAGGCCGTGCTCGGCACGATGCTCGTCTCGGTCGGCGTGCTCATCGCGTACAAGACCCGCCTGATCCGCGTGAACCGCCGCTTCACCCGCTTCGTGACGGCCGCCGTGATCGGCTTCGTCCTGCTGATGATGGTGAACATGCTGTTCGCCGTGATCGGCGGCGGTGACGGCCTCGGCCTGCGCACGGGCTGGCTCGGCATCATCGTCGGCGTCGTCGGCGTGCTGATCGGCGCGGCCGTTCTCGCGCTGGACTTCAAGCAGGTCGAGGACGGCATCCAGTACGGTGCGCCGCGCGAGGAGTCGTGGTTCTCGGCCTTCGGCCTCACGGTCTCGCTGGTGTGGATCTACATCCAGATGCTGCAGCTGATCGGCATCCTCAACGAGGACTAG
- a CDS encoding DUF4287 domain-containing protein yields the protein MSHVFSDETHRNLLSRIPHCTGREVADWLRTVEEGPSLFRFEEKVSWLRGEHDLAYGHAKAIVHEYDLRRAARKLL from the coding sequence ATGTCCCACGTCTTCTCCGACGAGACCCACCGGAACCTGCTCTCCCGAATCCCCCATTGCACCGGCCGCGAAGTGGCCGACTGGCTGCGCACGGTCGAGGAAGGCCCTTCTCTCTTCCGCTTCGAGGAGAAGGTCAGCTGGCTGCGCGGAGAGCACGACCTCGCATATGGCCACGCCAAGGCGATCGTCCACGAGTACGACCTCCGGCGGGCCGCCCGGAAGCTTCTGTAG
- a CDS encoding cystathionine beta-synthase: MQYHDSMIELVGNTPLVKLNSVTEGIQATVLAKVEYFNPGGSVKDRIAVRMIEAAEKSGELKPGGTIVEPTSGNTGVGLAIVAQQKGYKCIFVCPDKVSTDKINVLRAYGAEVVVCPTAVDPEHPDSYYNVSDKLVRETPNAWKPDQYSNPNNPLSHYYSTGPELWEQTEGKITHFVAGVGTGGTISGTGRYLKEVSDGRVKVIGSDPEGSVYSGGSGRPYLIEGVGEDFWPSAYDGTVTDEIIAVSDKDAFQMTRRLAKEEGLLVGGSCGMAVVSALRAAENLGPDDVVVVLLPDSGRGYLSKIFNDEWMADYGFLEEAGDAARVGDVLRRKDGGLPSLVHMHPEETVGEAIEVLREYGVSQMPIVKPGAGHPDVMAAEVIGSVVERELLDALFTQRASLSDPLEKHMCAPLPQVGSGEPVGDLMAVLGEADAAIVLVEGKPTGVVSRQDLLAFLAESAGKANGAK; encoded by the coding sequence GTGCAGTATCACGATTCGATGATTGAGCTCGTTGGCAACACCCCGCTCGTGAAGCTCAACAGCGTGACCGAAGGCATCCAGGCCACCGTGCTCGCCAAGGTCGAGTACTTCAACCCGGGCGGCTCCGTGAAGGACCGGATCGCCGTGCGCATGATCGAGGCCGCGGAGAAGTCCGGCGAGCTCAAGCCGGGCGGCACCATCGTCGAGCCGACCTCCGGCAACACGGGCGTGGGCCTGGCGATCGTGGCCCAGCAGAAGGGCTACAAGTGCATCTTCGTCTGCCCGGACAAGGTCTCCACTGACAAGATCAACGTGCTGCGGGCCTACGGCGCGGAGGTCGTGGTCTGCCCGACCGCGGTCGACCCGGAGCACCCGGACTCGTACTACAACGTCTCCGACAAGCTCGTGCGCGAGACGCCCAACGCCTGGAAGCCCGACCAGTACAGCAACCCCAACAACCCCCTCTCGCACTACTACTCCACCGGCCCCGAGCTGTGGGAGCAGACGGAGGGGAAGATCACCCACTTCGTGGCGGGCGTGGGCACCGGCGGCACCATCAGCGGCACCGGGCGTTACCTCAAGGAGGTCAGCGACGGCCGCGTCAAGGTCATCGGCTCGGACCCGGAGGGCTCGGTCTACAGCGGCGGCTCCGGCCGTCCGTACCTGATCGAGGGCGTCGGCGAGGACTTCTGGCCGAGCGCCTATGACGGCACGGTGACCGACGAGATCATCGCGGTCTCCGACAAGGACGCCTTCCAGATGACGCGCCGCCTCGCCAAGGAGGAGGGCCTGCTCGTCGGCGGCTCCTGCGGCATGGCGGTCGTCTCCGCCCTGCGCGCCGCCGAGAACCTCGGCCCGGACGACGTCGTGGTCGTCCTCCTGCCGGACAGCGGCCGCGGCTACCTGAGCAAGATCTTCAACGACGAGTGGATGGCGGACTACGGCTTCCTGGAGGAGGCCGGCGACGCCGCCCGCGTGGGCGACGTGCTGCGCCGCAAGGACGGCGGCCTGCCCTCCCTGGTGCACATGCACCCGGAGGAGACGGTCGGCGAGGCCATCGAGGTGCTCCGCGAGTACGGCGTCTCGCAGATGCCCATCGTCAAGCCGGGCGCGGGGCACCCCGATGTGATGGCCGCCGAGGTCATCGGCTCGGTCGTGGAGCGCGAGCTGCTGGACGCCCTGTTCACCCAGCGCGCCTCGCTCTCCGACCCGCTGGAGAAGCACATGTGCGCGCCGCTGCCGCAGGTCGGCTCCGGCGAGCCCGTCGGGGACCTGATGGCCGTGCTGGGCGAGGCGGACGCGGCGATCGTCCTGGTCGAGGGCAAGCCCACCGGTGTGGTGAGCCGTCAGGACCTGCTGGCGTTCCTCGCGGAGAGCGCCGGGAAGGCCAACGGCGCCAAGTAG
- a CDS encoding SGNH/GDSL hydrolase family protein, with protein MSPISTSRARVARRIAAAAAYGGGGIGLLGATAAGVLLTEARLARRVVGGSNDTPPHADGRYGSAFVHRLGREPLLLGLLGDSTAAGQGVHRPRQTPGALLASGLAAVAERPVELRNVALSGARSHDLDRQVTLLLDDVERAPDVCVIMIGANDVTHGMPAARSVRLLSDAVRRLREAGSEVVVGTCPDLGTIEPVYQPLRWVARRQSRQLAAAQTIGVIEAGGRTVSLGDLLGPEFAANPRELFGPDNFHPSAEGYATAAMAVLPTLCAALGLWPEDEERPDAARREGILPVARAAAEAAAEGGTEVTAARGRWALLKHRKRRRLPAHTEPTPHHVWSRAARGGS; from the coding sequence ATGTCACCCATCTCCACGTCGCGGGCGAGGGTCGCCCGGCGCATCGCCGCCGCGGCGGCCTACGGGGGCGGCGGCATCGGCCTGCTCGGGGCCACCGCGGCCGGGGTCCTGCTGACCGAGGCGCGGCTGGCCAGGCGGGTCGTGGGCGGCTCCAACGACACCCCGCCCCACGCGGACGGCCGCTACGGCTCCGCCTTCGTCCACCGGCTCGGGCGCGAGCCGCTGCTGCTCGGCCTGCTCGGCGACTCCACGGCTGCCGGGCAGGGCGTGCACCGGCCCCGGCAGACGCCGGGGGCCCTGCTCGCCTCCGGGCTCGCCGCGGTCGCCGAGCGCCCCGTGGAGCTGCGCAACGTGGCCCTGTCCGGAGCCCGCTCGCACGACCTGGACCGGCAGGTCACCCTGCTGCTCGACGACGTGGAGCGCGCCCCCGACGTCTGCGTGATCATGATCGGGGCGAACGACGTCACGCACGGGATGCCGGCCGCGCGGTCCGTACGGCTGCTGTCCGACGCCGTGCGGCGGCTGCGGGAGGCGGGCAGCGAGGTCGTGGTGGGCACCTGCCCCGACCTCGGCACGATCGAGCCGGTCTACCAGCCGCTGCGGTGGGTGGCGCGCCGGCAGAGCCGCCAGCTGGCCGCGGCGCAGACCATAGGGGTGATCGAGGCGGGCGGCCGCACGGTGTCGCTGGGCGACCTCCTGGGCCCGGAGTTCGCCGCGAACCCACGGGAGCTGTTCGGACCCGACAACTTCCACCCCTCCGCCGAGGGCTACGCCACCGCGGCGATGGCCGTCCTGCCGACGCTGTGCGCGGCGCTGGGGCTGTGGCCGGAGGACGAGGAGCGGCCGGACGCGGCCCGCCGCGAGGGCATCCTGCCGGTCGCCCGTGCGGCCGCGGAGGCGGCGGCCGAGGGCGGCACGGAGGTCACCGCCGCCCGGGGCCGCTGGGCCCTCCTCAAGCACCGCAAACGCCGCCGCCTCCCGGCCCACACGGAGCCGACGCCGCACCACGTGTGGTCCCGGGCGGCCCGGGGCGGGTCGTGA